The following are from one region of the Mixophyes fleayi isolate aMixFle1 chromosome 7, aMixFle1.hap1, whole genome shotgun sequence genome:
- the SUN1 gene encoding SUN domain-containing protein 1 isoform X1: MDYSHLHTYAPPQCLPENTGYTYALSSSYSSAALDFENLHKLDPVFDSPRMSRRSLRLTTATTGFSDDFHNDSIGSNVSYSGSISHDRSLNRSVRQQHNSSRQSSSSSRHSASRKAVSNASFHSSFSTHASDASMLSSVLDESSIREQTEVGHLWGLDEDDPKAGDATVIQANGDVLTAETQTTLINGYTCSDCSMLSERSNVLTAFSASRAPDVSTYTTSSKVYSRDRIQKHKSRELPVSTHKTMLVVRSAVSSLTALLMKLFHMIMLKLGCEQKAHSNFCGSMNVTDYQTEDGHLRVNGESLCDDCKGTKQHETHTTVHMQSSRAKRVTGTLWHIFSYTGYFLMQAVRSVGSAGWFVSRKVLSFLWLAIVSPGKAASGMFWWLGTGWYQLSTLISLLNVFFLTRCLPKVFRLLLFLIPLLLLLGLWLWGFDALLAMLSIFRGIGTHTTQTTEDPIPTIPSLKPTSDIHISSLDKKESGLQFDVRMKELEKKFGLMADHQNHHEEDYNKLRLLVGDIHEQIGHVNQGHMSTIIASLLDERFAKMKMGSQEKPTGEDSISRDHETRILRLEALLDKLSEAIEEDRKRAQSATSEDEIQDQSLLRRRIDSLAQEFEEYKAAFLKDQTAKSSCDLADCVLQKVDTKVRDTIQMMFRSQGNLPESFLQWVSANYVSNGDFNTRLQELELRILKNITHQVSIKKKMSTSKIVEGAVTGGISGITEEEAQVLVNNALKLYSQDRTGMVDFALESGGGSVLGTRCSETYETKTALVSLFGIPLWYLSQSPRVVIQPDMYPGNCWAFKGTQGYLVVRLSMVIYPTAFSLEHIPKSLSPTGNITSAPKDFAVYGLEDEYEEDGVLLIQSVYDEAGEPLQIFFVTEENKKTFQIVELRILSNWGHTDYTCLYRFRAHGTPVK, encoded by the exons CTCGAGTTATTCCTCGGCTGCACTGGACTTTGAGAATTTACATAAATTGGATCCTGTCTTTGATTCTCCGAGGATGTCACGGCGAAGTCTACGTTTAACGACCGCAACAACCGGCTTTTCTGATGACTTCCACAATGACAGTATCGGCTCTAATGTCTCTTACTCTGGAAGTATTTCTCATGACAGATCATTAAACAG GTCTGTTAGACAGCAACATAACAGCAGCAGACAATCGTCATCCAGCAGCCGCCATTCTGCATCAAGGAAAGCCGTTTCCAATGCATCTTTCCACAGCAGCTTTAGCACTCATGCCAGTGATGCCTCCATGCTGTCATCCGTGTTGGATGAGTCTTCAATACGGGAGCAGACTGAAGTGGGCCACTTATGGG GTCTTGATGAGGATGATCCAAAAG CTGGGGACGCTACAGTCATTCAGGCCAATGGAGATGTTCTCACTGCAGAAACTCAGACAACCTTAATAAACGGCTACACTTGCAGCGATTGTAGCATGCTGTCTGAGAGGAGTAATGTCCTCACAGCGTTCTCTGCCTCTCGCGCTCCAGACGTGTCCACATACACCACTTCTTCCAAAGTATACTCCCGTGACAGAATCCAGAAGCACAAGTCAA GAGAACTCCCTGTCTCCACACACAAGACAATGCTAGTGGTCAGAAGTGCTGTGTCGTCCCTGACAGCACTGCTTATGAAACTCTTTCATATGATAATGCTGAAGCTTGGTTGTGAGCAGAAAG CTCACTCGAATTTCTGTGGAAGTATGAATGTGACAGACTATCAAACAGAGGATGGACATCTCCGTGTAAATGGAGAATCTCTTT GTGATGACTGTAAAGGGACGAAACAGCACGAAACACACACCACTGTCCACATGCAATCCTCACGGGCTAAAAGGGTGACAGGGACCTTGTGGCACATCTTTTCTTACACAG GTTACTTTTTAATGCAGGCGGTGCGCAGTGTTGGATCTGCTGGATGGTTTGTATCCAGGAAGGTGTTGTCGTTTCTTTGGTTGGCCATTGTATCACCAG GAAAAGCCGCTTCTGGAATGTTTTGGTGGCTGGGCACAGGATGGTACCAGCTTTCTACCCTGATTTCCCTGTTAAACGTGTTTTTTCTGACAAG atgCCTTCCAAAAGTGTTCAGATTACTGCTTTTTCTGATCCCTTTACTGCTGCTACTGG GTCTATGGTTGTGGGGCTTTGATGCCTTGCTTGCCATGCTCTCAATATTTCGTGGAATCGGAACACATACCACACAAACAACTGAAGATCCTATTCCTACTATTCCCAGCCTGAAGCCGACATCAGATATTCATATATCCAGCCTTGACAAGAAG GAGTCAGGCCTTCAGTTTGATGTCAGAATGAAGGAGCTGGAGAAGAAGTTTGGGTTAATGGCTGACCATCAGAATCATCATGAGGAAGATTACAACAAACTGAGGCTGCTGGTTGGAGATATCCATGAACAGATTGGACACGTGAATCAAGGTCACATGTCAACGATAATCGCCAGTCTTCTCGATGAGCGTTTTGCCAAAATGAAGATGGGTTCACAGGAAAAACCCACG GGAGAGGACTCCATAAGTAGGGACCATGAAACACGCATCTTACGCTTAGAAGCTCTACTGGACAAACTATCAGAG GCCATTGAGGAAGACCGGAAACGAGCACAGTCAGCCACTAG TGAAGATGAAATACAAGATCAGAGTCTTTTACGAAGAAGGATCGACAGTCTGGCGCAGGAGTTTGAAGAGTACAAGGCAGCGTTCCTCAAGGATCAGACTGCAAAATCTAGCTGTGATTTAGCAGACTGCGTTCTTCAGAAG GTGGATACCAAAGTAAGAGATACCATCCAAATGATGTTTAGAAGCCAAGGTAACCTGCCAGAGTCCTTTTTGCAATGGGTTTCCGCCAACTATGTGAGCAATGGAGACTTCAACACCAGACTGCAAGAACTGGAGCTCCGAATCCTGAAGAACATCACACACCAAGTCTCTATCAAAAAGAAGATGTCAACATCAAAAATTGTGGAAGGAGCAGTGACTGGAGGGATATCGGGCATTACAGAGGAG gaAGCGCAGGTTCTTGTTAATAATGCATTGAAGCTCTACTCTCAAGACCGCACTGGCATGGTGGACTTTGCTTTGGAATCTGGAG GTGGAAGTGTACTGGGTACTCGTTGTTCTGAGACCTATGAAACAAAGACTGCTCTTGTGAGCCTGTTTGGAATTCCCTTGTGGTATTTATCTCAATCACCCAGAGTGGTAATACAG CCTGACATGTACCCTGGTAACTGCTGGGCATTTAAAGGAACCCAAGGATACCTGGTTGTGCGACTTTCAATGGTTATTTACCCTACTGCTTTCTCATTGGAACATATTCCAAAGTCCCTGTCCCCCACTGGCAACATCACAAGTGCTCCAAAAGATTTTGCTGTATAT GGCTTGGAAGACGAGTATGAGGAAGATGGCGTCCTATTAATCCAGTCTGTGTATGATGAAGCGGGAGAGCCTCTGCAAATATTCTTTGTGACG
- the SUN1 gene encoding SUN domain-containing protein 1 isoform X4: MSRRSLRLTTATTGFSDDFHNDSIGSNVSYSGSISHDRSLNRSVRQQHNSSRQSSSSSRHSASRKAVSNASFHSSFSTHASDASMLSSVLDESSIREQTEVGHLWGLDEDDPKAGDATVIQANGDVLTAETQTTLINGYTCSDCSMLSERSNVLTAFSASRAPDVSTYTTSSKVYSRDRIQKHKSRELPVSTHKTMLVVRSAVSSLTALLMKLFHMIMLKLGCEQKAHSNFCGSMNVTDYQTEDGHLRVNGESLCDDCKGTKQHETHTTVHMQSSRAKRVTGTLWHIFSYTGYFLMQAVRSVGSAGWFVSRKVLSFLWLAIVSPGKAASGMFWWLGTGWYQLSTLISLLNVFFLTRCLPKVFRLLLFLIPLLLLLGLWLWGFDALLAMLSIFRGIGTHTTQTTEDPIPTIPSLKPTSDIHISSLDKKESGLQFDVRMKELEKKFGLMADHQNHHEEDYNKLRLLVGDIHEQIGHVNQGHMSTIIASLLDERFAKMKMGSQEKPTGEDSISRDHETRILRLEALLDKLSEAIEEDRKRAQSATSEDEIQDQSLLRRRIDSLAQEFEEYKAAFLKDQTAKSSCDLADCVLQKVDTKVRDTIQMMFRSQGNLPESFLQWVSANYVSNGDFNTRLQELELRILKNITHQVSIKKKMSTSKIVEGAVTGGISGITEEEAQVLVNNALKLYSQDRTGMVDFALESGGGSVLGTRCSETYETKTALVSLFGIPLWYLSQSPRVVIQPDMYPGNCWAFKGTQGYLVVRLSMVIYPTAFSLEHIPKSLSPTGNITSAPKDFAVYGLEDEYEEDGVLLIQSVYDEAGEPLQIFFVTEENKKTFQIVELRILSNWGHTDYTCLYRFRAHGTPVK; the protein is encoded by the exons ATGTCACGGCGAAGTCTACGTTTAACGACCGCAACAACCGGCTTTTCTGATGACTTCCACAATGACAGTATCGGCTCTAATGTCTCTTACTCTGGAAGTATTTCTCATGACAGATCATTAAACAG GTCTGTTAGACAGCAACATAACAGCAGCAGACAATCGTCATCCAGCAGCCGCCATTCTGCATCAAGGAAAGCCGTTTCCAATGCATCTTTCCACAGCAGCTTTAGCACTCATGCCAGTGATGCCTCCATGCTGTCATCCGTGTTGGATGAGTCTTCAATACGGGAGCAGACTGAAGTGGGCCACTTATGGG GTCTTGATGAGGATGATCCAAAAG CTGGGGACGCTACAGTCATTCAGGCCAATGGAGATGTTCTCACTGCAGAAACTCAGACAACCTTAATAAACGGCTACACTTGCAGCGATTGTAGCATGCTGTCTGAGAGGAGTAATGTCCTCACAGCGTTCTCTGCCTCTCGCGCTCCAGACGTGTCCACATACACCACTTCTTCCAAAGTATACTCCCGTGACAGAATCCAGAAGCACAAGTCAA GAGAACTCCCTGTCTCCACACACAAGACAATGCTAGTGGTCAGAAGTGCTGTGTCGTCCCTGACAGCACTGCTTATGAAACTCTTTCATATGATAATGCTGAAGCTTGGTTGTGAGCAGAAAG CTCACTCGAATTTCTGTGGAAGTATGAATGTGACAGACTATCAAACAGAGGATGGACATCTCCGTGTAAATGGAGAATCTCTTT GTGATGACTGTAAAGGGACGAAACAGCACGAAACACACACCACTGTCCACATGCAATCCTCACGGGCTAAAAGGGTGACAGGGACCTTGTGGCACATCTTTTCTTACACAG GTTACTTTTTAATGCAGGCGGTGCGCAGTGTTGGATCTGCTGGATGGTTTGTATCCAGGAAGGTGTTGTCGTTTCTTTGGTTGGCCATTGTATCACCAG GAAAAGCCGCTTCTGGAATGTTTTGGTGGCTGGGCACAGGATGGTACCAGCTTTCTACCCTGATTTCCCTGTTAAACGTGTTTTTTCTGACAAG atgCCTTCCAAAAGTGTTCAGATTACTGCTTTTTCTGATCCCTTTACTGCTGCTACTGG GTCTATGGTTGTGGGGCTTTGATGCCTTGCTTGCCATGCTCTCAATATTTCGTGGAATCGGAACACATACCACACAAACAACTGAAGATCCTATTCCTACTATTCCCAGCCTGAAGCCGACATCAGATATTCATATATCCAGCCTTGACAAGAAG GAGTCAGGCCTTCAGTTTGATGTCAGAATGAAGGAGCTGGAGAAGAAGTTTGGGTTAATGGCTGACCATCAGAATCATCATGAGGAAGATTACAACAAACTGAGGCTGCTGGTTGGAGATATCCATGAACAGATTGGACACGTGAATCAAGGTCACATGTCAACGATAATCGCCAGTCTTCTCGATGAGCGTTTTGCCAAAATGAAGATGGGTTCACAGGAAAAACCCACG GGAGAGGACTCCATAAGTAGGGACCATGAAACACGCATCTTACGCTTAGAAGCTCTACTGGACAAACTATCAGAG GCCATTGAGGAAGACCGGAAACGAGCACAGTCAGCCACTAG TGAAGATGAAATACAAGATCAGAGTCTTTTACGAAGAAGGATCGACAGTCTGGCGCAGGAGTTTGAAGAGTACAAGGCAGCGTTCCTCAAGGATCAGACTGCAAAATCTAGCTGTGATTTAGCAGACTGCGTTCTTCAGAAG GTGGATACCAAAGTAAGAGATACCATCCAAATGATGTTTAGAAGCCAAGGTAACCTGCCAGAGTCCTTTTTGCAATGGGTTTCCGCCAACTATGTGAGCAATGGAGACTTCAACACCAGACTGCAAGAACTGGAGCTCCGAATCCTGAAGAACATCACACACCAAGTCTCTATCAAAAAGAAGATGTCAACATCAAAAATTGTGGAAGGAGCAGTGACTGGAGGGATATCGGGCATTACAGAGGAG gaAGCGCAGGTTCTTGTTAATAATGCATTGAAGCTCTACTCTCAAGACCGCACTGGCATGGTGGACTTTGCTTTGGAATCTGGAG GTGGAAGTGTACTGGGTACTCGTTGTTCTGAGACCTATGAAACAAAGACTGCTCTTGTGAGCCTGTTTGGAATTCCCTTGTGGTATTTATCTCAATCACCCAGAGTGGTAATACAG CCTGACATGTACCCTGGTAACTGCTGGGCATTTAAAGGAACCCAAGGATACCTGGTTGTGCGACTTTCAATGGTTATTTACCCTACTGCTTTCTCATTGGAACATATTCCAAAGTCCCTGTCCCCCACTGGCAACATCACAAGTGCTCCAAAAGATTTTGCTGTATAT GGCTTGGAAGACGAGTATGAGGAAGATGGCGTCCTATTAATCCAGTCTGTGTATGATGAAGCGGGAGAGCCTCTGCAAATATTCTTTGTGACG
- the SUN1 gene encoding SUN domain-containing protein 1 isoform X7, producing MDYSHLHTYAPPQCLPENTGYTYALSSSYSSAALDFENLHKLDPVFDSPRMSRRSLRLTTATTGFSDDFHNDSIGSNVSYSGSISHDRSLNRSVRQQHNSSRQSSSSSRHSASRKAVSNASFHSSFSTHASDASMLSSVLDESSIREQTEVGHLWGLDEDDPKAGDATVIQANGDVLTAETQTTLINGYTCSDCSMLSERSNVLTAFSASRAPDVSTYTTSSKVYSRDRIQKHKSRKAASGMFWWLGTGWYQLSTLISLLNVFFLTRCLPKVFRLLLFLIPLLLLLGLWLWGFDALLAMLSIFRGIGTHTTQTTEDPIPTIPSLKPTSDIHISSLDKKESGLQFDVRMKELEKKFGLMADHQNHHEEDYNKLRLLVGDIHEQIGHVNQGHMSTIIASLLDERFAKMKMGSQEKPTGEDSISRDHETRILRLEALLDKLSEAIEEDRKRAQSATSEDEIQDQSLLRRRIDSLAQEFEEYKAAFLKDQTAKSSCDLADCVLQKVDTKVRDTIQMMFRSQGNLPESFLQWVSANYVSNGDFNTRLQELELRILKNITHQVSIKKKMSTSKIVEGAVTGGISGITEEEAQVLVNNALKLYSQDRTGMVDFALESGGGSVLGTRCSETYETKTALVSLFGIPLWYLSQSPRVVIQPDMYPGNCWAFKGTQGYLVVRLSMVIYPTAFSLEHIPKSLSPTGNITSAPKDFAVYGLEDEYEEDGVLLIQSVYDEAGEPLQIFFVTEENKKTFQIVELRILSNWGHTDYTCLYRFRAHGTPVK from the exons CTCGAGTTATTCCTCGGCTGCACTGGACTTTGAGAATTTACATAAATTGGATCCTGTCTTTGATTCTCCGAGGATGTCACGGCGAAGTCTACGTTTAACGACCGCAACAACCGGCTTTTCTGATGACTTCCACAATGACAGTATCGGCTCTAATGTCTCTTACTCTGGAAGTATTTCTCATGACAGATCATTAAACAG GTCTGTTAGACAGCAACATAACAGCAGCAGACAATCGTCATCCAGCAGCCGCCATTCTGCATCAAGGAAAGCCGTTTCCAATGCATCTTTCCACAGCAGCTTTAGCACTCATGCCAGTGATGCCTCCATGCTGTCATCCGTGTTGGATGAGTCTTCAATACGGGAGCAGACTGAAGTGGGCCACTTATGGG GTCTTGATGAGGATGATCCAAAAG CTGGGGACGCTACAGTCATTCAGGCCAATGGAGATGTTCTCACTGCAGAAACTCAGACAACCTTAATAAACGGCTACACTTGCAGCGATTGTAGCATGCTGTCTGAGAGGAGTAATGTCCTCACAGCGTTCTCTGCCTCTCGCGCTCCAGACGTGTCCACATACACCACTTCTTCCAAAGTATACTCCCGTGACAGAATCCAGAAGCACAAGTCAA GAAAAGCCGCTTCTGGAATGTTTTGGTGGCTGGGCACAGGATGGTACCAGCTTTCTACCCTGATTTCCCTGTTAAACGTGTTTTTTCTGACAAG atgCCTTCCAAAAGTGTTCAGATTACTGCTTTTTCTGATCCCTTTACTGCTGCTACTGG GTCTATGGTTGTGGGGCTTTGATGCCTTGCTTGCCATGCTCTCAATATTTCGTGGAATCGGAACACATACCACACAAACAACTGAAGATCCTATTCCTACTATTCCCAGCCTGAAGCCGACATCAGATATTCATATATCCAGCCTTGACAAGAAG GAGTCAGGCCTTCAGTTTGATGTCAGAATGAAGGAGCTGGAGAAGAAGTTTGGGTTAATGGCTGACCATCAGAATCATCATGAGGAAGATTACAACAAACTGAGGCTGCTGGTTGGAGATATCCATGAACAGATTGGACACGTGAATCAAGGTCACATGTCAACGATAATCGCCAGTCTTCTCGATGAGCGTTTTGCCAAAATGAAGATGGGTTCACAGGAAAAACCCACG GGAGAGGACTCCATAAGTAGGGACCATGAAACACGCATCTTACGCTTAGAAGCTCTACTGGACAAACTATCAGAG GCCATTGAGGAAGACCGGAAACGAGCACAGTCAGCCACTAG TGAAGATGAAATACAAGATCAGAGTCTTTTACGAAGAAGGATCGACAGTCTGGCGCAGGAGTTTGAAGAGTACAAGGCAGCGTTCCTCAAGGATCAGACTGCAAAATCTAGCTGTGATTTAGCAGACTGCGTTCTTCAGAAG GTGGATACCAAAGTAAGAGATACCATCCAAATGATGTTTAGAAGCCAAGGTAACCTGCCAGAGTCCTTTTTGCAATGGGTTTCCGCCAACTATGTGAGCAATGGAGACTTCAACACCAGACTGCAAGAACTGGAGCTCCGAATCCTGAAGAACATCACACACCAAGTCTCTATCAAAAAGAAGATGTCAACATCAAAAATTGTGGAAGGAGCAGTGACTGGAGGGATATCGGGCATTACAGAGGAG gaAGCGCAGGTTCTTGTTAATAATGCATTGAAGCTCTACTCTCAAGACCGCACTGGCATGGTGGACTTTGCTTTGGAATCTGGAG GTGGAAGTGTACTGGGTACTCGTTGTTCTGAGACCTATGAAACAAAGACTGCTCTTGTGAGCCTGTTTGGAATTCCCTTGTGGTATTTATCTCAATCACCCAGAGTGGTAATACAG CCTGACATGTACCCTGGTAACTGCTGGGCATTTAAAGGAACCCAAGGATACCTGGTTGTGCGACTTTCAATGGTTATTTACCCTACTGCTTTCTCATTGGAACATATTCCAAAGTCCCTGTCCCCCACTGGCAACATCACAAGTGCTCCAAAAGATTTTGCTGTATAT GGCTTGGAAGACGAGTATGAGGAAGATGGCGTCCTATTAATCCAGTCTGTGTATGATGAAGCGGGAGAGCCTCTGCAAATATTCTTTGTGACG
- the SUN1 gene encoding SUN domain-containing protein 1 isoform X3 gives MDYSHLHTYAPPQCLPENTGYTYALSSSYSSAALDFENLHKLDPVFDSPRMSRRSLRLTTATTGFSDDFHNDSIGSNVSYSGSISHDRSLNRSVRQQHNSSRQSSSSSRHSASRKAVSNASFHSSFSTHASDASMLSSVLDESSIREQTEVGHLWGLDEDDPKAGDATVIQANGDVLTAETQTTLINGYTCSDCSMLSERSNVLTAFSASRAPDVSTYTTSSKVYSRDRIQKHKSTHSNFCGSMNVTDYQTEDGHLRVNGESLCDDCKGTKQHETHTTVHMQSSRAKRVTGTLWHIFSYTGYFLMQAVRSVGSAGWFVSRKVLSFLWLAIVSPGKAASGMFWWLGTGWYQLSTLISLLNVFFLTRCLPKVFRLLLFLIPLLLLLGLWLWGFDALLAMLSIFRGIGTHTTQTTEDPIPTIPSLKPTSDIHISSLDKKESGLQFDVRMKELEKKFGLMADHQNHHEEDYNKLRLLVGDIHEQIGHVNQGHMSTIIASLLDERFAKMKMGSQEKPTGEDSISRDHETRILRLEALLDKLSEAIEEDRKRAQSATSEDEIQDQSLLRRRIDSLAQEFEEYKAAFLKDQTAKSSCDLADCVLQKVDTKVRDTIQMMFRSQGNLPESFLQWVSANYVSNGDFNTRLQELELRILKNITHQVSIKKKMSTSKIVEGAVTGGISGITEEEAQVLVNNALKLYSQDRTGMVDFALESGGGSVLGTRCSETYETKTALVSLFGIPLWYLSQSPRVVIQPDMYPGNCWAFKGTQGYLVVRLSMVIYPTAFSLEHIPKSLSPTGNITSAPKDFAVYGLEDEYEEDGVLLIQSVYDEAGEPLQIFFVTEENKKTFQIVELRILSNWGHTDYTCLYRFRAHGTPVK, from the exons CTCGAGTTATTCCTCGGCTGCACTGGACTTTGAGAATTTACATAAATTGGATCCTGTCTTTGATTCTCCGAGGATGTCACGGCGAAGTCTACGTTTAACGACCGCAACAACCGGCTTTTCTGATGACTTCCACAATGACAGTATCGGCTCTAATGTCTCTTACTCTGGAAGTATTTCTCATGACAGATCATTAAACAG GTCTGTTAGACAGCAACATAACAGCAGCAGACAATCGTCATCCAGCAGCCGCCATTCTGCATCAAGGAAAGCCGTTTCCAATGCATCTTTCCACAGCAGCTTTAGCACTCATGCCAGTGATGCCTCCATGCTGTCATCCGTGTTGGATGAGTCTTCAATACGGGAGCAGACTGAAGTGGGCCACTTATGGG GTCTTGATGAGGATGATCCAAAAG CTGGGGACGCTACAGTCATTCAGGCCAATGGAGATGTTCTCACTGCAGAAACTCAGACAACCTTAATAAACGGCTACACTTGCAGCGATTGTAGCATGCTGTCTGAGAGGAGTAATGTCCTCACAGCGTTCTCTGCCTCTCGCGCTCCAGACGTGTCCACATACACCACTTCTTCCAAAGTATACTCCCGTGACAGAATCCAGAAGCACAAGTCAA CTCACTCGAATTTCTGTGGAAGTATGAATGTGACAGACTATCAAACAGAGGATGGACATCTCCGTGTAAATGGAGAATCTCTTT GTGATGACTGTAAAGGGACGAAACAGCACGAAACACACACCACTGTCCACATGCAATCCTCACGGGCTAAAAGGGTGACAGGGACCTTGTGGCACATCTTTTCTTACACAG GTTACTTTTTAATGCAGGCGGTGCGCAGTGTTGGATCTGCTGGATGGTTTGTATCCAGGAAGGTGTTGTCGTTTCTTTGGTTGGCCATTGTATCACCAG GAAAAGCCGCTTCTGGAATGTTTTGGTGGCTGGGCACAGGATGGTACCAGCTTTCTACCCTGATTTCCCTGTTAAACGTGTTTTTTCTGACAAG atgCCTTCCAAAAGTGTTCAGATTACTGCTTTTTCTGATCCCTTTACTGCTGCTACTGG GTCTATGGTTGTGGGGCTTTGATGCCTTGCTTGCCATGCTCTCAATATTTCGTGGAATCGGAACACATACCACACAAACAACTGAAGATCCTATTCCTACTATTCCCAGCCTGAAGCCGACATCAGATATTCATATATCCAGCCTTGACAAGAAG GAGTCAGGCCTTCAGTTTGATGTCAGAATGAAGGAGCTGGAGAAGAAGTTTGGGTTAATGGCTGACCATCAGAATCATCATGAGGAAGATTACAACAAACTGAGGCTGCTGGTTGGAGATATCCATGAACAGATTGGACACGTGAATCAAGGTCACATGTCAACGATAATCGCCAGTCTTCTCGATGAGCGTTTTGCCAAAATGAAGATGGGTTCACAGGAAAAACCCACG GGAGAGGACTCCATAAGTAGGGACCATGAAACACGCATCTTACGCTTAGAAGCTCTACTGGACAAACTATCAGAG GCCATTGAGGAAGACCGGAAACGAGCACAGTCAGCCACTAG TGAAGATGAAATACAAGATCAGAGTCTTTTACGAAGAAGGATCGACAGTCTGGCGCAGGAGTTTGAAGAGTACAAGGCAGCGTTCCTCAAGGATCAGACTGCAAAATCTAGCTGTGATTTAGCAGACTGCGTTCTTCAGAAG GTGGATACCAAAGTAAGAGATACCATCCAAATGATGTTTAGAAGCCAAGGTAACCTGCCAGAGTCCTTTTTGCAATGGGTTTCCGCCAACTATGTGAGCAATGGAGACTTCAACACCAGACTGCAAGAACTGGAGCTCCGAATCCTGAAGAACATCACACACCAAGTCTCTATCAAAAAGAAGATGTCAACATCAAAAATTGTGGAAGGAGCAGTGACTGGAGGGATATCGGGCATTACAGAGGAG gaAGCGCAGGTTCTTGTTAATAATGCATTGAAGCTCTACTCTCAAGACCGCACTGGCATGGTGGACTTTGCTTTGGAATCTGGAG GTGGAAGTGTACTGGGTACTCGTTGTTCTGAGACCTATGAAACAAAGACTGCTCTTGTGAGCCTGTTTGGAATTCCCTTGTGGTATTTATCTCAATCACCCAGAGTGGTAATACAG CCTGACATGTACCCTGGTAACTGCTGGGCATTTAAAGGAACCCAAGGATACCTGGTTGTGCGACTTTCAATGGTTATTTACCCTACTGCTTTCTCATTGGAACATATTCCAAAGTCCCTGTCCCCCACTGGCAACATCACAAGTGCTCCAAAAGATTTTGCTGTATAT GGCTTGGAAGACGAGTATGAGGAAGATGGCGTCCTATTAATCCAGTCTGTGTATGATGAAGCGGGAGAGCCTCTGCAAATATTCTTTGTGACG